A genomic stretch from Solenopsis invicta isolate M01_SB chromosome 15, UNIL_Sinv_3.0, whole genome shotgun sequence includes:
- the LOC105195273 gene encoding protein SMG8, translating into MRPHKFKLPCDVDSFSQTDKKVVIVSVFGKSQYRAKGCKTDMLSSILQLNLLDEPEMDQQSWCEIEGYYNPKEKTVYLHLRGFLDAHALVAEYDKFTEKQDCKDFLSIWAHMKDKYARALLVLFHISHVMVLTHPTHIFDYSYVHLFRAMDVVRQKISPQLSDVLSSIHSLPKDWISNARPCSPRVLFYFETCPPVFQNPNSEANIKKLEHSLEDQIYHVLRKNRIVTNISSNSLFAIPANQEFVYVHTGNTDSRDMLGYMARKLIQSCKTSSSSTASKNLTSLDLNNTAMDDTETETHSFRSFLQQHINLAFARGFDDNVSRHSVPAHFEIPTLNIFCQVANKVFDYFIYGTDKELSALHNLLDTDVKFSKSRCSKVLPRALQAYQENLPQHYTRAYHESKLAHAMTVFEMHARGPLFEEFSEKLQAECDKHWRAGRQMCEVLSLTGHPCTNPVHRGGSEGAGGREQTECREDDSELPVREHCSGVRYVCACNCGRVQGSREDPFNLRQANHDYFQMLAKQCGCAQLEGIQFPVFQPSTHNYRAAQLFSATKRHDSFSRNGSCTPQDTQACSLGADTLNDENTDYGSGGQSQATSDPIEGDIPRLSSKTSLTPSDSHKVVIEVTESDAENSKDKSLVRQPSTTEYLPGMLHTESPAGLLPQFSSWSLICLGPSSLYSHNLGLQHQIGVFPTSAFLLPWDVTVRLEHQKERNPLWPLVGDHGSYCPRGGKNFQNMNAIRGRKSKGGKEFVVKIFVGVEYECPRGHRFMASAPDKVLKATGNGIVKDSGNKVTSSTADMPLYFPCPCRQTKPLIAQLMRIHVVTPKAPVHVTLNPRVQPGPPPCPIFVTGCEEPIKLSQSAYWILRLPYVYMGEKGPYLPPKELVPPSHGRLLAGMYGISEVVPEKK; encoded by the exons ATGCGTCCGCATAAATTCAAGCTTCCATGTGATGTGGACAG tttttcgCAGACCGACAAAAAGGTAGTAATCGTCTCGGTATTCGGTAAGTCTCAATATCGAGCGAAAGGATGCAAGACGGATATGTTAAGTTCCATACTCCAGCTGAATCTCCTGGACGAACCGGAGATGGATCAGCAGTCCTGG TGTGAAATTGAAGGATATTACAATCCCAAAGAGAAGACAGTTTATCTGCACTTAAGAGGATTCCTGGACGCTCACGCGCTTGTGGCAGAGTATGACAAGTTTACAGAGAAGCAGGACTGCAAGGACTTCCTCAGCATTTGGGCACatatgaaagataaatatgCGAGAGCACTCCTGGTACTGTTTCATATATCTCATGTGATGGTGCTTACGCATCCGACACATATCTTTGACTACAGTTATGTGCATTTATTTCGTGCTATGGACGTAGTCAG GCAAAAGATTTCTCCACAACTTTCCGACGTGTTAAGCTCCATTCACAGTCTACCCAAGGATTGGATTTCAAATGCCAGACCCTGTTCACCGCGGgtattattttactttgaaaCCTGTCCCCCAGTGTTCCAAAATCCAAATAGTGAGGCCAATATCAAAAAGCTCGAACATTCCCTTGAAGATCAAATTTACCATGtgttaagaaaaaatagaattgtCACGAATATCag CTCGAATTCCTTGTTTGCAATACCAGCTAATCAGGAATTTGTGTACGTGCATACTGGAAATACGGACTCGAGGGATATGCTAGGCTACATGGCAAGAAAGTTAATACAAAGTTGCAAAACAAGCTCCAGTAGTACAGCATCGAAAAACCTTACCAGTCTAGATTTAAACAATACTGCAATGGACGACACCGAGACTG AGACTCACTCGTTTAGATCGTTTTTGCAGCAACATATAAATCTGGCTTTTGCAAGAGGATTTGATGACAATGTCAGTCGACACTCCGTACCAGCCCATTTTGAG ATACCTACTTTAAACATATTTTGCCAAGTAGCAAACAAGGTTTTTGACTACTTTATTTACGGAACGGACAAGGAACTGTCAGCGCTACACAATTTGTTAGATACTGATGTAAAATTCAGTAAGAGCCGATGCAGCAAGGTACTTCCGAGAGCTTTGCAAGCGTATCAGGAGAACTTGCCACAGCATTACACGAG aGCATATCACGAATCAAAACTAGCACACGCAATGACGGTTTTTGAGATGCATGCCCGCGGTCCATTGTTTGAGGAATTCAGCGAAAAACTACAAGCTGAATGCGACAAGCATTGGCGAGCCGGCAGGCAAATGTGCGAGGTGTTGTCGCTCACTGGCCATCCTTGCACAAATCCCGTTCACAGAGGAGGTAGCGAAGGTGCAGGAGGTAGAGAACAAACTGAATGCCGAGAAGACGACAG CGAACTACCTGTCAGAGAGCATTGCAGTGGTGTCAGATACGTATGCGCTTGCAATTGCGGAAGAGTCCAAGGCTCCAGGGAAGATCCCTTCAATCTTAGACAAGCAAATCACGACTATTTTCAAATGTTAGCGAAACAATGCGGTTGCGCGCAATTGGAAGGTATACAGTTTCCCGTGTTTCAACCTAGCACACATAATTACAG AGCAGCGCAGCTATTTTCAGCGACGAAACGCCACGATTCCTTCAGTCGCAACGGATCCTGTACACCTCAAGATACGCAAGCCTGCAGTTTAGGAGCAGATACTTTGAATG ATGAAAATACAGATTATGGTAGCGGTGGTCAATCGCAGGCAACAAGTGATCCGATAGAGGGAGATATTCCAAGGCTGAGCAGTAAGACGAGTCTGACGCCAAGCGATTCGCATAAAGTTGTTATAGAAGTCACTGAGAGCGATGCAGAAAATTCTAAAG ATAAATCCTTGGTCAGACAACCATCTACGACGGAATATCTACCTGGAATGTTGCATACCGAATCACCGGCCGGCTTGCTGCCGCAATTTTCCAGTTGGTCTTTGATATGTCTCGGACCGAGTAGTCTTTATTCTCACAATTTAGGACTACAACATCAAATCGGAGTATTTCCTACGTCCGCGTTTTTGTTACCGTGGGACGTAACTGTCAG ATTGGAACATCAAAAGGAACGAAATCCACTGTGGCCATTGGTGGGCGATCACGGAAGTTACTGTCCACGAGGGggcaaaaattttcaaaatatgaaTGCTATACGTGGCCGTAAGTCGAAGGGCGGCAAGGAGTTTGTGGTGAAAATATTCGTCGGAGTAGAGTACGAATGTCCGCGCGGACACCGATTCATGGCATCCGCACCCGATAAGGTGCTGAAGGCGACCGGAAATGGTATTGTAAAGGACAGCGGGAATAAGGTGACGTCTAGCACGGCCGACATGCCGCTCTACTTCCCTTGCCCCTGCAG ACAAACTAAACCGTTGATTGCCCAGCTGATGAGAATCCATGTTGTGACACCCAAAGCGCCCGTGCACGTCACGTTAAATCCGCGAGTTCAACCTGGTCCTCCACCTTGCCCGATATTTGTCACCGGATGCGAGGAACCGATCAAACTTTCCCAGAGCGCATATTGGATTTTAAGACTACC gTACGTATATATGGGCGAGAAAGGACCATATTTACCGCCGAAAGAACTGGTGCCTCCGTCGCATGGACGTTTGTTAGCCGGCATGTACGGCATCAGCGAGGTCGTGCcggaaaagaagtaa
- the LOC105195281 gene encoding protein brambleberry isoform X1, with protein MEHRLLIVILILSLKCKVSSASILDWVGLGKKADDANVLVADGVPLISIPYESMTEDEKFLQEGAKFMTDIQVSSPLEICQHKVIMKIRTSCSDMTEEELAKLSVNLLNCQSAVEGRKMFPCTEDMSLKQCTIDMDADMWNAYHLISNRARAVCYAARNTQFRALTELTVNKLMQSAHSQIKALDSLKQGQDRLEEKTVEAVSSLTEGNKVLLAQQEYLKDAQATAQKLVTTNLRKLYNEKALIRSGHNQLAAMTEEIKNKLEKAHCDLEQQAIERENNHQEVLQDLLSIQEQARMIWEKIEHSTNNILEQHEETILQYEQTMQMLTQINDTIQYIWNLTNTMRVEVDQKLGWITDYIGSTGEQMQRAYRIFLHILYLLVAMIIAAFLQAPFLTRATIMSVVPANLVTYLKHGIEASLDFTSMTVLIFLITIMYFIMLGIQRMMGPNTSKAKAELIKLLQQKSQLNGVTHNDTMSISPESVPTMQLHEKLTRMMQEFYNLSVSQINYYKGRMQVLLETVVSWGGRNLNAHEELSCSYQPSKKKREDIIHNGLQFPSFMTKRLIECDSSNDIATSRLMQYEDNFIRQDHEDLNTTDDISENSFEPLRRSMDLRARSGTPMLPKIPCMGVTKNGRRCRSFVSPGQNYCYHHSTSASVRKMQNLLFYKNRNTNL; from the exons ATGGAACATAGGCTTTTGATAGTGATACTTATCCTGTCACTCAAATGTAAAGTTAGCAGTGCATCCATTCTGGACTGGGTAGGATTGGGAAAAAAGGCAGATGACGCAAATGTCCTAGTCGCTGATGGCGTGCCCCTGATCTCGATTCCTTATGAGTCAATGACTGAGGATGAGAAGTTCCTCCAGGAGGGTGCCAAGTTTATGACGGACATACAAGTGTCCTCACCATTAGAGATATGTCAGCACAAGGTCATTATGAAGATCAGGACCTCGTGCTCTGACATGACCGAGGAGGAGCTGGCCAAGCTGAGTGTCAACCTCCTCAATTGTCAGTCAGCAGTTGAAGGCAGGAAGATGTTTCCCTGCACCGAAGACATG TCTCTTAAGCAATGCACAATCGACATGGATGCTGATATGTGGAATGCGTATCATTTAATAAGTAACAGAGCGAGAGCAGTTTGTTACGCGGCTCGAAATACACAATTTCGTGCTCTTACAGAGTTAACGGTCAACAAACTGATGCAGTCTGCGCATTCTCAAATCAAAGCTTTGGATTCCTTGAAG caAGGCCAAGATCGTCTGGAAGAAAAAACAGTAGAAGCTGTGTCATCATTGACCGAAGGAAACAAGGTACTGTTGGCACAACAAGAGTATTTGAAGGACGCTCAGGCAACGGCTCAAAAGCTTGTAACAacaaatctgagaaagttgtacAACGAAAAAGCATTAATACGATCTGGCCACAATCAACTCGCTGCCATgacagaagaaataaaaaacaaattag AAAAGGCGCATTGCGATCTCGAGCAACAGGCCATCGAACGTGAAAACAATCATCAGGAAGTTCTGCAGGATTTGCTTAGCATACAAGAACAGGCACGAATGATCTGGGAAAAAATCGAACATAGTACTAATAATATATTGGAACAACATGAGGAAACTATTCTCCAATACGAACAAACGATGCAGATGCTTACGCAAATTAATGATACCATTCAATACATTTGGAATCTCACTAATACGATGCGAGTGGAAGTAGATCAAAAATTGGGATGGATTACCGACTACATTGGCAGTACTG GTGAACAAATGCAAAGAGCGTATcgtatatttttacacattttatatttattagtgGCAATGATAATTGCCGCGTTTTTACAAGCGCCGTTTTTAACTAGAGCTACCATTATGAGTGTTGTACCGGCGAATCTTGTCACATATTTGAAACACGGTATAGAGGCTTCTCTAGATTTTACATCTATGACGGTGTTAATATTCTTGATCACCATAA TGTATTTTATAATGCTGGGAATACAACGCATGATGGGACCAAATACTTCGAAAGCGAAGGCGGAGCTAATTAAACTGCTCCAACAAAAAAGTCAATTAAACGGAGTTACACACAATGATACAATGTCGATTTCACCTGAATCCGTGCCGACAATGCAGTTACACGAGAAATTGACGAGAATGATGCAAGAATTTTACAATCTCAGCGTttcgcaaataaattattacaaag GGAGAATGCAAGTTTTGTTAGAGACAGTTGTTTCGTGGGGTGGACGTAATTTAAATGCGCACGAGGAACTTTCTTGTTCATATCAACCATCGAAGAAGAAGCGTGAGGATATCATTCATAACGGATTGCAGTTCCCGAGTTTCATGACGAAACGCTTAATAGAGTGTGATTCTTCTAATGATATAGCAACATCAAGACTAATGCAATATGAAGACAATTTTATAAGACAAGATCATGAAGACCTTAATACAACTGATGATATCTCAGAGAATTCGTTTGAACCTCTTCGGCGCAGCATGGACCTGCGAGCCAGAAG TGGTACTCCGATGTTGCCAAAAATTCCTTGTATGGGAGTAACGAAAAATGGTAGGAGATGTCGGTCATTCGTTTCACCTGGACAGAATTACTGCTATCATCATTCCACGAGCGCATCTG tgaGGAAGATGCagaatttactattttataagAATCGAAATACAAACTTATAA
- the LOC105195281 gene encoding protein brambleberry isoform X2, producing the protein MEHRLLIVILILSLKCKVSSASILDWVGLGKKADDANVLVADGVPLISIPYESMTEDEKFLQEGAKFMTDIQVSSPLEICQHKVIMKIRTSCSDMTEEELAKLSVNLLNCQSAVEGRKMFPCTEDMSLKQCTIDMDADMWNAYHLISNRARAVCYAARNTQFRALTELTVNKLMQSAHSQIKALDSLKQGQDRLEEKTVEAVSSLTEGNKVLLAQQEYLKDAQATAQKLVTTNLRKLYNEKALIRSGHNQLAAMTEEIKNKLEKAHCDLEQQAIERENNHQEVLQDLLSIQEQARMIWEKIEHSTNNILEQHEETILQYEQTMQMLTQINDTIQYIWNLTNTMRVEVDQKLGWITDYIGSTGEQMQRAYRIFLHILYLLVAMIIAAFLQAPFLTRATIMSVVPANLVTYLKHGIEASLDFTSMTVLIFLITIMYFIMLGIQRMMGPNTSKAKAELIKLLQQKSQLNGVTHNDTMSISPESVPTMQLHEKLTRMMQEFYNLSVSQINYYKGRMQVLLETVVSWGGRNLNAHEELSCSYQPSKKKREDIIHNGLQFPSFMTKRLIECDSSNDIATSRLMQYEDNFIRQDHEDLNTTDDISENSFEPLRRSMDLRARSGTPMLPKIPCMGVTKNGRRCRSFVSPGQNYCYHHSTSASGS; encoded by the exons ATGGAACATAGGCTTTTGATAGTGATACTTATCCTGTCACTCAAATGTAAAGTTAGCAGTGCATCCATTCTGGACTGGGTAGGATTGGGAAAAAAGGCAGATGACGCAAATGTCCTAGTCGCTGATGGCGTGCCCCTGATCTCGATTCCTTATGAGTCAATGACTGAGGATGAGAAGTTCCTCCAGGAGGGTGCCAAGTTTATGACGGACATACAAGTGTCCTCACCATTAGAGATATGTCAGCACAAGGTCATTATGAAGATCAGGACCTCGTGCTCTGACATGACCGAGGAGGAGCTGGCCAAGCTGAGTGTCAACCTCCTCAATTGTCAGTCAGCAGTTGAAGGCAGGAAGATGTTTCCCTGCACCGAAGACATG TCTCTTAAGCAATGCACAATCGACATGGATGCTGATATGTGGAATGCGTATCATTTAATAAGTAACAGAGCGAGAGCAGTTTGTTACGCGGCTCGAAATACACAATTTCGTGCTCTTACAGAGTTAACGGTCAACAAACTGATGCAGTCTGCGCATTCTCAAATCAAAGCTTTGGATTCCTTGAAG caAGGCCAAGATCGTCTGGAAGAAAAAACAGTAGAAGCTGTGTCATCATTGACCGAAGGAAACAAGGTACTGTTGGCACAACAAGAGTATTTGAAGGACGCTCAGGCAACGGCTCAAAAGCTTGTAACAacaaatctgagaaagttgtacAACGAAAAAGCATTAATACGATCTGGCCACAATCAACTCGCTGCCATgacagaagaaataaaaaacaaattag AAAAGGCGCATTGCGATCTCGAGCAACAGGCCATCGAACGTGAAAACAATCATCAGGAAGTTCTGCAGGATTTGCTTAGCATACAAGAACAGGCACGAATGATCTGGGAAAAAATCGAACATAGTACTAATAATATATTGGAACAACATGAGGAAACTATTCTCCAATACGAACAAACGATGCAGATGCTTACGCAAATTAATGATACCATTCAATACATTTGGAATCTCACTAATACGATGCGAGTGGAAGTAGATCAAAAATTGGGATGGATTACCGACTACATTGGCAGTACTG GTGAACAAATGCAAAGAGCGTATcgtatatttttacacattttatatttattagtgGCAATGATAATTGCCGCGTTTTTACAAGCGCCGTTTTTAACTAGAGCTACCATTATGAGTGTTGTACCGGCGAATCTTGTCACATATTTGAAACACGGTATAGAGGCTTCTCTAGATTTTACATCTATGACGGTGTTAATATTCTTGATCACCATAA TGTATTTTATAATGCTGGGAATACAACGCATGATGGGACCAAATACTTCGAAAGCGAAGGCGGAGCTAATTAAACTGCTCCAACAAAAAAGTCAATTAAACGGAGTTACACACAATGATACAATGTCGATTTCACCTGAATCCGTGCCGACAATGCAGTTACACGAGAAATTGACGAGAATGATGCAAGAATTTTACAATCTCAGCGTttcgcaaataaattattacaaag GGAGAATGCAAGTTTTGTTAGAGACAGTTGTTTCGTGGGGTGGACGTAATTTAAATGCGCACGAGGAACTTTCTTGTTCATATCAACCATCGAAGAAGAAGCGTGAGGATATCATTCATAACGGATTGCAGTTCCCGAGTTTCATGACGAAACGCTTAATAGAGTGTGATTCTTCTAATGATATAGCAACATCAAGACTAATGCAATATGAAGACAATTTTATAAGACAAGATCATGAAGACCTTAATACAACTGATGATATCTCAGAGAATTCGTTTGAACCTCTTCGGCGCAGCATGGACCTGCGAGCCAGAAG TGGTACTCCGATGTTGCCAAAAATTCCTTGTATGGGAGTAACGAAAAATGGTAGGAGATGTCGGTCATTCGTTTCACCTGGACAGAATTACTGCTATCATCATTCCACGAGCGCATCTG GAAGCTGA